A stretch of the Lactuca sativa cultivar Salinas chromosome 9, Lsat_Salinas_v11, whole genome shotgun sequence genome encodes the following:
- the LOC111916936 gene encoding uncharacterized protein LOC111916936 produces the protein MVGHVDTAPAVAPTTQAPTGGYSRKLPLCNKCNFHHHGPCREVICNRCGRKGHTARYCKTPSQPTNQAPRAGASQACYGCGEVGHFSRNCPKETVGGNTRRVLAMGQEEAVADPTVVTGREYKLKRIVIKI, from the exons atGGTAGGTCATGTTGATACTGCTCCTGCTGTTGCTCCAACCACCCAAGCTCCTACTGGTGGTTATTCAAGGAAGCTACCTctatgcaacaagtgtaactttcATCATCATGGACCCTGTCGTGAGGTGATTTGCAACAGATGTGgaaggaaaggacacacagctcGATACTGTAAGACACCATCCCAACCAACCAACCAAGCTCCAAGAGCGGGCGCTAGTCAagcttgttatggatgtggagaagtTGGACACTTCAGCAGAAACTGCCCCAAGGAAACAGTTGGTGGAAATACAAGGAGAGTTCTGGCGATGGGCCAGGAGGAAGCAGTCGCTGATCCTAcggttgttacgg GGAGAGAATACAAgctgaagagaattgttatcaagatttag